Proteins encoded in a region of the Sphingomonas jaspsi DSM 18422 genome:
- a CDS encoding (2Fe-2S)-binding protein: MTSMTVNGEAIRYTLDPETPLLFALRDASNLTGTKYGCYSGDCGSCTVIVDGRAVRSCQLNIADAEGADVTTIEGLSSGRAHPLQQAWASEQVSQCGRCDPGFIMALAALMKATPNPSADDLAALPNVCRCGATPRIVKAIRAAAAAAAPPPQPPKKPGQSEPDASSRFSNGSSSQPQSADQRPG, from the coding sequence ATGACCAGCATGACCGTCAACGGCGAAGCGATCCGCTACACGCTCGATCCCGAAACGCCGTTGCTGTTCGCCCTTAGGGACGCGTCCAACCTGACGGGCACCAAATATGGTTGCTACAGCGGCGACTGCGGCAGCTGCACGGTGATCGTCGATGGCCGCGCGGTGCGCTCCTGCCAGCTCAACATCGCCGACGCCGAAGGCGCGGACGTGACCACGATCGAAGGGCTGTCGTCGGGCCGCGCGCATCCGCTGCAACAGGCGTGGGCGAGCGAGCAGGTCAGCCAGTGCGGCCGCTGCGATCCGGGCTTCATCATGGCGCTGGCGGCATTGATGAAGGCGACGCCCAATCCGTCGGCTGATGACCTCGCCGCCCTGCCCAACGTTTGCCGTTGCGGGGCGACGCCGCGGATCGTGAAGGCGATCCGCGCTGCCGCCGCTGCGGCCGCGCCGCCGCCGCAACCGCCGAAAAAGCCAGGGCAATCTGAACCGGACGCTTCGTCACGGTTCAGCAACGGCTCATCCTCCCAGCCCCAGTCTGCGGATCAACGGCCAGGTTGA
- a CDS encoding transglutaminase-like cysteine peptidase — protein sequence MEKIARKSVLKWLALAGIACLPTIAQAQVVSADYRPSSKTEAILGGSSALAAIMAQQAGQPASPAQAMVVSAALASPNPYFQHAPYAATPVVRPAVLPVPADRPDIFNSVALRVNQSPLDQRFRQASGAAPTGAAAAFAASIRDRGDIAKVEAVNAYVNGHVRFVDDIVQFHVADRWQSVVETLARGRGDCEDFALAKRAMLRAAGVAERDLYLVVLKDLTRHADHSVLVVRANGRFLVLDNGTDRIVDSASVQDYKPILTFTQGKVWTHGYRRDALPTVTYASAEPPQKVELADVTVEPASGDSLPPAIASLPFSLGSVGL from the coding sequence ATGGAAAAGATCGCTCGCAAATCGGTCCTGAAATGGCTTGCGCTGGCCGGCATCGCCTGCCTGCCGACGATTGCCCAGGCCCAGGTAGTCAGCGCCGATTATCGCCCGTCGTCGAAGACCGAAGCGATCCTCGGCGGATCGAGCGCGCTGGCCGCGATCATGGCGCAGCAAGCTGGCCAGCCGGCGTCGCCCGCACAAGCCATGGTCGTGTCGGCCGCGCTGGCATCGCCCAACCCCTACTTCCAGCACGCGCCCTACGCGGCGACGCCGGTCGTTCGCCCGGCGGTCCTGCCGGTTCCCGCCGATCGCCCTGACATCTTCAACAGCGTCGCACTGCGCGTGAATCAGAGCCCGCTCGACCAGCGCTTCCGCCAAGCTTCCGGAGCCGCGCCGACGGGTGCCGCCGCAGCCTTCGCCGCATCGATCCGCGACCGCGGCGACATTGCGAAGGTCGAGGCGGTCAACGCCTATGTGAACGGCCATGTCCGCTTCGTCGACGACATCGTCCAGTTCCACGTCGCCGACCGCTGGCAATCGGTGGTCGAAACGCTGGCGCGCGGACGGGGCGACTGCGAAGACTTCGCGCTGGCAAAGCGGGCGATGCTTCGCGCTGCCGGCGTTGCCGAACGCGACCTCTATCTGGTCGTCCTAAAGGATCTCACCCGCCACGCCGACCATTCGGTCCTGGTGGTTCGCGCCAACGGCCGCTTCCTGGTGCTCGACAACGGCACCGACCGGATCGTCGATAGCGCCAGCGTGCAGGACTATAAGCCGATCCTGACCTTCACGCAGGGCAAGGTATGGACCCACGGTTATCGCCGCGACGCCTTGCCGACGGTCACCTATGCGTCGGCAGAGCCGCCGCAAAAGGTGGAATTGGCCGACGTGACGGTCGAACCTGCGTCGGGCGACAGCCTGCCGCCGGCGATCGCGTCGCTGCCTTTTTCGCTGGGCAGCGTCGGCCTTTAA
- a CDS encoding lysine--tRNA ligase: protein MSDELIRNAALTSKAWPYEEARKLLKRWPGGKPNGEPMIFETGYGPSGLPHIGTFTEVLRTTWVRRAYEELTGGAPTRLIAFSDDMDGLRKVPDNVPNPQLLQANLGKPLSRIPNPFPTDDESFAAHNNALLRKFLDQYGFDYEFVSASSRYNSGAFDDALKNVLRNYQGIMDIMLPTLREERRQTYSPVLPISPTSGVVLQVPVEVIDADAGTIAFTNEDGTRVEQSALGGQSKLQWKVDWAMRWVALGVDYEMYGKDLTDSGVQSGKIAQLLGGRKPEGLIYEMFLDEKGEKISKSKGNGLSLEEWLTYGSDNSLAFYLYREPKRAKNLHLGLVPKAVDEYHQFRGNYTAQEVDKRLGNPAHHIHAGDIPPGEMPLTYGLLLNLVSLPGVHDKDIAWKFVQKYAPDTSPEKDAELDTLIGLAVNYARDFVVPGLKRRAPIAHEVDALKELDAELAKLGPDTPGDEIQNVVFEVGKHHPFESLRDWFKTLYQTLLGSEQGPRMGSFIALYGVDNTRKLIAEALAA, encoded by the coding sequence TTGAGCGACGAGCTGATCCGTAACGCCGCCCTGACCAGCAAGGCATGGCCGTACGAGGAAGCGCGTAAACTGCTCAAGCGCTGGCCGGGCGGCAAGCCGAACGGCGAGCCGATGATCTTCGAAACCGGATATGGTCCGTCGGGCCTGCCGCATATCGGCACCTTCACAGAGGTCCTCCGCACCACTTGGGTCCGCCGCGCCTATGAGGAGTTGACCGGCGGCGCGCCGACAAGGCTTATCGCCTTCAGCGACGACATGGACGGCCTGCGCAAGGTGCCGGACAACGTCCCCAATCCGCAGCTGCTGCAGGCCAACCTCGGCAAGCCGCTGTCGCGCATCCCCAACCCGTTCCCCACCGACGACGAAAGCTTCGCCGCGCACAACAATGCGCTGCTGCGCAAATTCCTCGACCAGTACGGCTTCGACTATGAATTCGTCTCGGCGTCGAGCCGTTACAACAGTGGCGCGTTCGACGATGCGCTGAAGAATGTCCTACGCAATTACCAGGGCATCATGGACATCATGCTGCCGACCCTGCGCGAGGAACGGCGCCAGACCTATTCGCCGGTCCTGCCCATCTCCCCGACCAGCGGCGTCGTGCTGCAGGTCCCGGTCGAGGTCATCGACGCCGACGCCGGCACCATCGCCTTCACCAACGAAGACGGCACCCGCGTCGAACAGTCGGCGCTGGGTGGCCAGTCGAAGCTGCAGTGGAAGGTCGACTGGGCGATGCGATGGGTCGCGCTTGGCGTCGACTATGAAATGTACGGCAAGGACCTGACCGACAGCGGCGTCCAGTCGGGCAAGATCGCGCAGCTGCTGGGCGGCCGGAAGCCCGAAGGCCTGATCTACGAAATGTTCCTCGACGAAAAGGGCGAGAAGATTTCGAAGTCGAAGGGTAACGGCCTCAGCCTCGAAGAGTGGCTGACCTACGGCAGCGACAACAGCCTCGCCTTCTACCTCTATCGCGAGCCCAAGCGCGCCAAGAACCTCCACCTCGGCCTCGTGCCCAAGGCAGTCGACGAATATCACCAGTTCCGCGGCAACTACACGGCACAGGAAGTCGACAAGCGGCTCGGCAATCCGGCGCACCACATCCATGCTGGCGACATCCCGCCGGGCGAAATGCCGCTGACCTACGGCCTGCTCCTGAACCTCGTCTCGCTCCCCGGCGTGCATGACAAGGACATCGCCTGGAAATTCGTCCAGAAGTACGCGCCCGACACCTCACCCGAAAAGGACGCCGAGCTCGATACGCTGATCGGCCTCGCGGTCAATTACGCTCGGGACTTCGTCGTGCCCGGCCTGAAGCGCCGCGCGCCGATCGCGCACGAAGTGGACGCGCTCAAGGAACTCGACGCCGAACTCGCCAAGCTCGGTCCCGACACGCCCGGCGACGAAATCCAGAACGTCGTGTTCGAGGTCGGCAAGCACCACCCGTTCGAGAGCCTGCGCGACTGGTTCAAGACACTCTACCAAACCCTGCTCGGCTCCGAACAGGGCCCGCGCATGGGCAGCTTCATCGCCCTCTACGGCGTCGACAACACCCGCAAGCTGATCGCCGAAGCGCTGGCGGCCTGA
- a CDS encoding DUF692 domain-containing protein, whose translation MGIADPAGDAPRLGVGIMANLAIAPFVCAPGAVDYVAVTPDMFWTDRGRSGGSGAQRFTDVAAWVAMLDDARLPTVSHHIGLSIASAVPTDHGYVAQMAAWAERWDASWISEHLAFVAISDGDGPAAAGLALTAPFDLDVLDLAVERASYVREETGRPFLLENSPYYVAFEDSDLSEADFLNRFCDLSGSGLLLDLHNLYCNTVNHHFCGHRFLDHLDLTRVIEVHIANGSELGGMYADSHSGAPPEPVWALLDDLVSRAPNLRGITFEFHDSYLPLIGFEGIAGVIARARKAWSRRI comes from the coding sequence ATGGGGATCGCAGACCCGGCCGGTGATGCTCCGCGGCTCGGCGTGGGCATCATGGCCAATCTGGCGATCGCCCCATTTGTCTGTGCCCCCGGGGCCGTCGACTATGTCGCGGTCACGCCGGACATGTTCTGGACCGACCGCGGCAGAAGCGGCGGCTCCGGGGCACAGCGATTCACCGATGTCGCGGCGTGGGTAGCCATGCTGGACGATGCGCGGCTGCCGACGGTGTCGCACCATATCGGGCTGTCGATCGCCAGTGCGGTTCCGACCGACCATGGCTATGTCGCGCAAATGGCGGCGTGGGCCGAGCGGTGGGACGCATCTTGGATCAGCGAGCATCTCGCCTTCGTCGCCATTTCCGATGGGGACGGGCCTGCCGCCGCCGGGCTGGCGTTGACGGCGCCGTTCGATCTCGACGTGCTCGACCTCGCGGTGGAGCGCGCCAGCTATGTGCGGGAAGAGACCGGACGACCGTTCCTGCTCGAGAACAGCCCCTATTATGTCGCGTTCGAGGATTCCGACCTGAGCGAGGCCGACTTTCTCAACCGCTTCTGCGACCTGAGCGGCAGCGGACTGCTGCTCGACCTGCACAATCTCTACTGCAACACAGTCAATCATCATTTCTGCGGGCATCGCTTTCTCGACCACCTCGACCTTACCCGGGTGATCGAGGTGCATATCGCCAACGGGTCGGAGCTGGGCGGCATGTATGCCGACAGCCATTCGGGCGCGCCGCCGGAGCCGGTGTGGGCATTGCTCGACGATCTTGTATCGCGCGCACCCAATTTGCGCGGCATCACCTTCGAATTTCACGACAGCTATCTGCCCTTGATCGGGTTTGAGGGCATCGCCGGGGTCATCGCCCGGGCACGTAAGGCGTGGAGCCGGCGGATATGA
- a CDS encoding alpha/beta fold hydrolase: MASIDTSAGRIGYLEQGGGDATPILFLHGVGSDKSVWQPQLDHFGRSRRAIAFDYPGYGESDVREGATRDDFAAAILAGMDALGIGRAHVCGLSLGGVIAIAMHAAAADRIASLIIADSFAVHPDGQGIHDRSVAASQAMSMGDLAAARAPLLLGKAASDELKAGIVATMAAIDPATYRLGAAAVWLADQRDRAARIAVPTLILCGDEDSITPPSLSEELARLIPQSRLEILNGAGHLANAEQPKIFNEAIDRHLSEADEIR; encoded by the coding sequence ATGGCAAGCATCGACACCAGCGCGGGACGGATCGGCTATCTGGAACAAGGCGGAGGCGATGCGACCCCGATCCTGTTCCTGCACGGCGTCGGGTCGGACAAAAGCGTATGGCAACCGCAGCTCGATCATTTCGGGCGATCGCGCCGGGCGATCGCCTTCGACTATCCGGGCTATGGCGAAAGCGACGTTCGCGAGGGGGCGACACGCGACGATTTCGCCGCTGCGATCCTGGCGGGGATGGACGCGCTCGGCATCGGACGGGCGCATGTGTGCGGCCTGTCGCTCGGCGGGGTGATCGCGATCGCGATGCACGCCGCGGCGGCGGACCGGATCGCCTCGCTCATTATCGCCGACAGCTTTGCCGTCCATCCGGACGGACAGGGCATCCACGACCGGTCCGTGGCGGCCAGCCAGGCCATGAGCATGGGCGATCTCGCCGCCGCGCGCGCACCGCTGCTGCTCGGCAAGGCGGCCAGCGATGAACTGAAGGCCGGCATCGTGGCGACGATGGCGGCAATCGACCCGGCCACCTATCGACTGGGCGCCGCGGCCGTGTGGCTGGCCGACCAGCGCGACCGGGCGGCACGAATCGCGGTGCCGACGCTCATCCTGTGCGGCGACGAGGACAGCATCACGCCCCCATCGCTTTCGGAGGAATTGGCGCGGTTGATCCCGCAATCTCGACTCGAAATCCTTAACGGTGCAGGCCATCTGGCCAACGCCGAACAGCCAAAAATCTTTAACGAAGCCATCGACCGGCATCTCTCCGAAGCGGACGAAATTCGTTAG
- a CDS encoding HlyD family type I secretion periplasmic adaptor subunit, whose amino-acid sequence MPTTGRRRREPLTGARLIIVSVAVGFGLFILWAMLAQVDEVTRGQGKVIPSSKVQVIQASEPATVSELMVRSGQRVARGQLLAKLDNPQSRQVLAETEALEARSARLAAEGNGAASAGLGGEEATLSQVRREALSSRVAALRAQAEQRRREAAEAAATISSLSRSLTLAQDNVNRLAPLAAKNIVPQTELANAQREVVDLQGRIAAAREQQGRAMAAVSEALSQANEASFTFRQDALNERSQVQQKLAVNAESLRGARGMELRSPVDGVVNDVQVTTIGGFVQAGQKVMEVVPMGDKLLVETRVKPSDIAFIKVGDKALVKVTAYDFSTYGGLDGKVVQVSADSIYDEATKEAYFNVIVETTRSYLTAAGRRLPITPGMMTDTQIITGRKSILSYLLKPVLKVRSDALRER is encoded by the coding sequence ATGCCGACCACCGGCCGACGCCGGCGTGAACCGCTGACCGGCGCGCGCCTGATCATCGTGTCGGTCGCCGTTGGCTTCGGCCTGTTCATCCTGTGGGCGATGCTGGCCCAGGTCGATGAGGTGACACGCGGCCAGGGCAAGGTCATTCCCTCGAGCAAGGTGCAGGTCATCCAGGCGTCCGAACCGGCGACCGTATCGGAACTGATGGTCCGTTCGGGGCAGAGGGTGGCGCGTGGACAGTTGCTGGCCAAGCTCGACAATCCGCAAAGCCGACAGGTGCTGGCCGAAACCGAGGCGCTAGAAGCGCGGTCGGCACGGCTTGCCGCCGAAGGCAATGGTGCAGCTTCGGCAGGTCTAGGCGGCGAAGAAGCGACCCTTAGCCAGGTCCGCCGCGAAGCCCTGTCGAGCCGCGTCGCAGCGCTGCGGGCGCAAGCCGAACAGCGCCGCCGCGAAGCCGCCGAGGCCGCCGCCACCATTTCGTCGCTGTCGCGCAGCCTCACCCTCGCGCAGGACAATGTGAACCGCCTGGCGCCGCTCGCCGCCAAGAACATCGTCCCGCAGACCGAACTCGCCAATGCCCAGCGCGAAGTGGTCGACCTGCAGGGCCGCATCGCCGCCGCCCGCGAACAGCAGGGCCGGGCGATGGCCGCGGTCAGCGAAGCGTTGAGCCAGGCCAATGAAGCCAGCTTCACCTTCCGCCAGGATGCGCTCAACGAACGCAGCCAGGTCCAGCAGAAGCTGGCCGTCAATGCGGAATCTTTGCGCGGCGCACGTGGCATGGAGTTGCGCTCGCCGGTCGACGGCGTCGTCAACGACGTTCAGGTCACGACCATCGGCGGCTTCGTCCAGGCTGGCCAAAAGGTGATGGAAGTGGTGCCGATGGGCGACAAGCTGCTCGTCGAAACCCGCGTCAAGCCGAGCGACATCGCCTTCATCAAGGTTGGCGACAAGGCGCTGGTCAAGGTCACCGCCTACGACTTCTCGACCTATGGCGGTTTGGACGGGAAGGTCGTCCAGGTCTCGGCCGATAGCATCTATGACGAAGCGACGAAGGAAGCCTATTTCAACGTCATCGTCGAAACGACCCGCAGCTACCTCACTGCCGCAGGACGCCGCCTGCCGATCACGCCGGGCATGATGACCGACACGCAGATCATCACCGGACGCAAGAGCATCCTCAGCTATCTGCTGAAGCCGGTGTTGAAGGTCCGCAGCGACGCGCTTCGCGAACGCTAG
- a CDS encoding RcnB family protein: MRKFLIPLLMASAVIPAAAHAQDRDRDGDRRAERAVERSEGRGEARQERAFERRAPEMRVDRPAPEMRVERPASDQGASQRSDVARERAFGQRGREMRSDRATEVARDPQSRDGGPFNWGDRQRANGQEWVNTRGRPTLPTAEAPRTTTPDPRVETRDGRRGGFEGLRDRVIRDGRQVETHRDDRHHDWNRDWRNNHQYDWRRYRDRNRFVFRIGTYYDPYRYGYRRFSIGYNLWPSYYGSNYWLNDPWMYRLPPAYGPYRWVRYYDDALLVNIYTGQVVDVIYSFFW; encoded by the coding sequence ATGCGTAAATTTTTGATCCCCTTGCTGATGGCGAGCGCGGTCATTCCGGCTGCGGCGCATGCACAGGACCGCGATCGTGACGGCGACCGCCGTGCCGAACGCGCGGTCGAACGGTCGGAAGGCCGCGGCGAAGCCCGCCAGGAGCGCGCATTCGAACGGCGCGCCCCCGAAATGCGTGTCGATCGTCCTGCCCCTGAAATGCGCGTCGAGCGTCCCGCGAGCGATCAGGGCGCCAGCCAGCGCAGCGATGTCGCCCGCGAGCGCGCCTTTGGCCAACGCGGTCGCGAAATGCGCTCGGACCGCGCAACCGAGGTTGCCCGCGATCCGCAGTCGCGCGACGGCGGGCCGTTCAACTGGGGCGACCGCCAGCGCGCCAACGGCCAGGAATGGGTAAACACCCGTGGCCGCCCGACGTTGCCGACCGCCGAAGCGCCGCGCACAACCACGCCGGACCCGCGGGTCGAGACCCGCGACGGTCGCCGCGGCGGGTTCGAAGGGCTGCGCGATCGCGTCATCCGCGACGGCCGCCAGGTCGAAACGCATCGCGATGATCGTCATCACGACTGGAACCGCGACTGGCGCAACAACCACCAGTACGACTGGCGCCGTTACCGCGACCGCAACCGCTTCGTGTTCCGGATCGGCACCTATTACGACCCGTACCGCTATGGCTACCGCCGGTTCAGCATCGGCTACAATCTGTGGCCGAGCTATTATGGGTCGAACTACTGGCTGAACGATCCGTGGATGTACCGCCTGCCGCCGGCCTACGGTCCGTATCGCTGGGTCCGCTACTATGACGATGCGCTGCTGGTGAACATCTACACCGGCCAGGTCGTCGACGTGATCTACAGCTTCTTCTGGTAG
- a CDS encoding pyrophosphate--fructose-6-phosphate 1-phosphotransferase gives MTVKTVAMLTAGGLAPCLSSAVGGLIERYTAVAPDVRIIAYRNGYAGLLTGDWIEATPQVRAAAGRLHAFGGSPLGNSRVKLTNVEDCVKRGLVQPGQDPLHVAAEQLTRDGVDVLHTIGGDDTNGTAADLAAYLATNGYSLTVVGLPKTIDNDVIPIKQSLGAWTAAEQGAVYARNIIAEHSSNPRMLIVHEVMGRHCGWLTAATARAHHDWVKTAPFAEWAENAAAQWDVHGVYVPEAPVDFDAEAERLRPLMDSLNGVNLFVSEGAGVHDIVAAMEAAGEDVPRDPFGHVQLDKINPGQWFARKFAAKLGADKVLVQKSGYFSRSAPANDEDLALIRACVDTAVDSALAGVSGVVGEDEERGDALRAIEFDRIKGGKRFDVKTEWFVELLGEIGQG, from the coding sequence ATGACCGTGAAAACCGTCGCCATGCTCACCGCGGGCGGGCTCGCGCCCTGCCTCAGCTCCGCCGTCGGCGGGTTGATCGAACGCTATACCGCCGTCGCGCCCGACGTGCGCATCATCGCCTATCGCAACGGCTATGCGGGGCTCTTGACCGGCGACTGGATCGAGGCGACGCCGCAGGTCCGCGCTGCCGCCGGCCGCCTCCACGCCTTCGGCGGCAGTCCGCTCGGCAACAGCCGGGTCAAGCTCACCAATGTCGAGGATTGCGTGAAGCGCGGCCTCGTCCAGCCGGGGCAGGACCCGCTCCACGTCGCCGCCGAACAATTGACGCGAGACGGCGTCGATGTGCTCCACACCATCGGCGGCGACGACACCAACGGCACCGCCGCCGACCTCGCCGCCTATCTCGCTACCAACGGCTACAGCCTCACCGTCGTCGGCCTGCCGAAGACGATCGACAATGACGTCATCCCCATCAAGCAATCGCTGGGCGCCTGGACCGCGGCGGAACAGGGCGCGGTCTATGCGCGCAACATCATCGCCGAACATTCGTCCAACCCGCGCATGCTGATCGTCCATGAAGTCATGGGTCGTCATTGCGGCTGGCTGACCGCCGCGACCGCCCGCGCGCACCACGACTGGGTCAAGACCGCGCCGTTCGCGGAGTGGGCGGAGAATGCCGCCGCGCAATGGGACGTGCACGGTGTCTATGTCCCCGAGGCCCCGGTCGATTTCGATGCCGAGGCGGAGCGGCTGCGCCCGCTGATGGACAGCCTCAACGGCGTCAACCTGTTCGTCAGCGAAGGCGCCGGCGTCCACGACATCGTCGCGGCGATGGAGGCGGCGGGCGAGGACGTGCCGCGCGACCCCTTCGGCCATGTCCAGCTCGACAAGATCAACCCCGGCCAATGGTTCGCCAGGAAGTTCGCGGCGAAGCTCGGCGCGGACAAGGTGCTGGTCCAGAAAAGCGGCTATTTCTCCCGATCCGCCCCCGCGAACGACGAAGACCTCGCCCTCATCCGCGCCTGCGTCGACACGGCAGTCGACAGCGCGCTTGCCGGCGTATCGGGCGTGGTCGGGGAAGATGAAGAGCGCGGCGACGCGCTACGCGCCATCGAATTCGACCGCATCAAGGGCGGGAAGAGGTTCGACGTGAAGACGGAGTGGTTTGTCGAGTTGCTGGGTGAGATTGGGCAGGGGTGA
- a CDS encoding DUF885 domain-containing protein has product MTNKLLLLSVSACALALSACATTPVAEPVSTPAAVEAAPAAPAESAHDALFRLFKESDEAQLGRNPLSAIFRGDMRNADQFGDYISDDYFAGEKAAAEHDLAELAKIDRSALNETDQLAYDVFQFSTKDTLEGLQPQYLNLGKVRPMDHFSGFQTFYPTVSSGDGGIPFKTVQELENGLKRHKGYARYLDAAIERMKQGQAAGVVETKLTVRNMIEQFDNQLKQPVEESPFYGPIRSLSKDIGEADKARLTAAYRDEIANDLYPAMKRVRDYLANDYLASAREGQGLMYMRGGDMLYRRLIRSTTTLDLTPEQIHQTGLSEVARILGEMDKVQKEVGFKGTRAQFFDYLRNDPKFKMKSREALTQGYYDIGKAVDAKLPALFSTIPKTKLEIRPYEPFREKFQAGGSYQQGAPDGSRPGIFYFNAYDLPSRTTPGMTTLYLHEGAPGHHFQISLAQENEALPAFMRFGGNTAYVEGWALYAETLGYDMGFYKDPIQRMGTLDDEMLRAMRLVVDTGIHSKGWTREQAIKYMLDNSSMGKTDATAEVERYIAIPSQAVAYKTGAMTIQRLRAKAQAELGDKFDIKDFHAEVLMTGALPLAILEEKIDRWIAAKKAN; this is encoded by the coding sequence ATGACCAACAAGCTTTTGCTGCTTTCCGTTTCCGCCTGCGCCCTTGCGCTGTCCGCCTGCGCCACGACCCCGGTGGCAGAACCGGTGTCGACGCCCGCCGCGGTCGAAGCGGCACCCGCCGCGCCGGCCGAGAGCGCGCACGACGCGCTGTTCCGCCTGTTCAAGGAAAGCGACGAAGCGCAGCTCGGCCGCAACCCCCTGTCGGCCATTTTCCGCGGCGACATGCGCAACGCCGACCAGTTCGGCGACTATATCAGCGACGACTATTTCGCCGGCGAAAAGGCAGCGGCCGAACATGATCTGGCGGAACTGGCCAAGATCGATCGCTCGGCGCTCAACGAAACCGACCAGCTGGCCTATGACGTTTTCCAGTTCAGCACCAAGGACACGCTGGAAGGGCTGCAGCCGCAGTATCTCAATCTCGGCAAGGTCCGCCCGATGGACCATTTCTCCGGTTTCCAGACCTTCTACCCGACCGTGTCGAGCGGCGACGGCGGCATTCCGTTCAAGACCGTCCAGGAACTGGAAAACGGGCTGAAGCGCCACAAGGGCTATGCCCGCTATCTCGACGCCGCGATCGAGCGGATGAAGCAGGGGCAGGCCGCGGGCGTGGTCGAAACCAAGCTGACTGTCCGCAACATGATCGAACAGTTCGACAACCAGCTGAAGCAGCCGGTCGAGGAATCGCCATTCTACGGTCCGATCCGTAGCCTTTCGAAGGACATTGGCGAGGCCGACAAGGCGCGCCTGACCGCCGCCTATCGCGACGAGATCGCCAACGACCTTTACCCGGCGATGAAGCGGGTCCGCGATTATCTGGCCAACGACTATCTGGCCAGCGCGCGCGAGGGCCAGGGCCTGATGTACATGCGCGGCGGCGACATGCTCTACCGCCGCCTCATCCGCTCGACCACCACGCTCGACTTGACGCCCGAGCAGATCCACCAGACCGGCCTCAGCGAAGTCGCGCGGATCCTCGGCGAGATGGACAAGGTGCAGAAGGAAGTCGGCTTCAAGGGGACCCGCGCCCAGTTCTTCGACTATCTGCGCAACGACCCGAAGTTCAAGATGAAGAGCCGCGAGGCGCTGACGCAGGGCTATTACGACATCGGCAAGGCGGTCGACGCCAAGCTGCCGGCGCTGTTTTCGACCATTCCCAAGACCAAGCTGGAAATCCGTCCCTACGAGCCGTTCCGCGAGAAATTCCAGGCGGGCGGCAGCTACCAGCAGGGCGCGCCGGACGGGTCGCGGCCGGGCATCTTCTACTTCAACGCCTATGACCTGCCGTCGCGCACGACGCCGGGCATGACGACGCTCTACCTCCACGAAGGCGCGCCGGGGCATCACTTCCAGATCAGCCTGGCGCAGGAAAATGAAGCGCTGCCGGCCTTCATGCGCTTCGGCGGCAACACCGCCTATGTCGAAGGCTGGGCGCTTTATGCCGAAACGCTGGGGTACGACATGGGCTTCTACAAGGACCCGATCCAGCGGATGGGCACGCTCGACGACGAGATGCTGCGCGCGATGCGGCTGGTGGTCGACACCGGCATCCATTCGAAGGGTTGGACCCGCGAACAGGCGATCAAATATATGCTGGACAATAGCAGCATGGGGAAGACCGACGCGACCGCCGAAGTCGAACGCTATATCGCCATCCCCAGCCAGGCGGTCGCCTACAAGACCGGCGCGATGACCATCCAGCGTTTGCGCGCGAAGGCGCAGGCGGAACTGGGCGACAAGTTCGACATCAAGGACTTCCACGCCGAGGTACTGATGACCGGCGCGCTACCGCTGGCGATCCTCGAGGAAAAAATTGACCGGTGGATCGCGGCGAAGAAGGCCAACTAA